The genomic stretch TCACAATACACGGTGTATTTAGGGTTTGTTATACTATAATGTTTTTTTGTATAAATTCATATCGAAAACATATATGATATCTCCTAATAAGTTAACATATGTGACATATGTAGAGTGTGCAAAGAGGCAACCCTCAAATTCAGCTGTATTATTTGAATTCTCCGAACTAAACGACATCGGCTACGCGTTGGTCCAAGGCAAATCCATCCAAGAAGTAACAAACTACGTCCCACTTTTAGTTGAGGCCCAAATCAACGCTGCAAGAGTAATTAATCTACACTTCTTATTAACTCCCAatttaattacatttaaaattCTTAATACTATCATTTTAATGATAATTTAGTATGCAGGAGGTGATCAAATTGGGTGCGACGCGGGTAGTATACACCACAGCCGCCCCTCTAGGCTGCTATCCCTACATTCTAACGGCGTTAACTACCAATGACACGTCAGCCTACGACGGACTAGGATGTTTGAGGGCGGTGAACAGCATCGCCGTCAAGTTCAACGCTAATCTCACGGCATCTTTCCTCGCTCTGAAAGTAGAATTTCCAAGTGTCAATATTTTGCCTGCCGATTACTACGCAACTCTGAGAGTGCCAATCAATTTCAAAACCCCAATTCTAGGTAAGTCCTAGTATGTGTTTTGAATTGATCATAGTTCGAATTTCGGATTTTCAgcattttccaaaaaaaaaagatatctAACTCGAGTTTTTAGTTTAAAAACCCTAACTTTGAATTAAGTTCAATTTACAACCAAAATTAATCACAGCATCTGACAACAGAATGATGAATCACCTCGCTAGCTATATCCTTAGCATCCAAATGACCAATTATTGACTAGGTGATTCATCATTTTGTTATTTGACATTGTATAAGtcgcatttcacttttactgTAGATGATATGTAAATAGTAAATAGACTCATATTGCACTAATTTCTTCagttcacatttcttaaaactcgtgctgaaaATAGCAAGACTCCTATTActagacgaagggagtacatgGCAACTCCAGTAGTCCAATATCTAATTATCTACTACTATATATACTAACATTTCGAATTCGCGTTACGTGTGTATTGATGATGTGAAACAGGTTCAAGGCTTAGAAACCCCGCGTTGAGATCTTGTTGCGGAGTCGGGGGAAGTTATAACTATGATAACAACAGGTTGTGTGGGAGCCCTAATGTGACCGCTTGCTCAAACCCTAATAACTCCATATATTGGGATGGTTTGCACTTTACACAACAAGTGTATCGTAGTGTAATAGGCATACAAGTTTTACCGGCGCTGTTGCTGCTCGGATGCAGACcaatataactatataaatgtATGCTTCAAAATTACTGCAGATTGTAGAAAAATTGTAATACTATAATAAGGTGTTATAATACcaattaaagaaataaattaccattttcatattttgaccccttttaagttttaactaaCTCTTCATTCTGAGTTGTTGTGTGATTTAAGTTAGGCACAACGTTGATTTTAAGCGTAATAATCTTAAGTAAAGAACTGGAATTAAGAAGACTCAGTGGTATATGCAAAAGTAATTAGGCCTTCAGGCATTTTATCAAGCAGTTGGAGTGCGTTAGCTAAACTTTTGAaaactaaatttttttaatatagaaGATAATAGGTAGTGAGTCTAATTGACACTGGAATGATTATAAATGATGGATAGTGAAATTACATagtttactttattcattttgcAATTCGAGAGTAGACGAATCCTATATGCAGTAACTCGGTGTTAACAATCGACTGGCATTCCTAATTAGGAATAgcattaatttttaattttaattatgtataacTTTGATTGTGAAGTTTACTACTCTTAAATTAATTAGCAATATGATAAAACGTAATCACATTATTAAACCATTAAATTAATCCCATCGATCGGTTCTGTCCAACTTTTTTGTTGAGATAGTTTAGTTACGTTGAAGGATGTATgcatacacacatatatattttttatgacATATATAAGTTAGAAAATACTTTTATGTCTTAATAAAGATGATTTACTTCtctttttaatatttcaataaaaatgATTTGTTTCTAAAAGTAAAGTTActatattcaattaatttactTACTTCTACAGAATAGCAGTACTAGAACTACATAAGATTTCATATTGTCTAAATAAGTCATTTTACATAGAAAATATATTACTCTATTTGTTTATAATTATTCCAGCTTAGTTAATCAATTATAGTCACTATCATCTTATTTATCCTGCTTCAACTAACTATTTTTCCTCACTCCATTTTTATGTACTACTATATATAATGCCTATATAAACCTCCTCTCCCAATATAAAAGTTTCCAAATCAAATATGATGTCCTACAAAATCATAGTAGTATTTCTTCTGTTCATGGTTGCTGGTACAGCTTCAGCCAAAAATAGTAAATGCCCATTTCATATATTGTACCGCTTTGGCGACGGAATATCCGATAACGGGAATTCCGTTAGGGTTCCGCCATTTGGGCCTATTCTCCCACCCACACGTGACCCTTACGGCGTCACTTTCCCCGGCTATCCTACTGGCCGTTGGTCTGACGGCCGTCTCGAGATCGACTACGTGGGTATGATGAAATGTTTCTAAAATCTAACATAATTGATCACATTTTGTAAATAATAGCTAACTAtacgaattttaatataaaattgataaaacttTGCAGCTAAAGCTGTTGGCCTGCCCAACATTGTACCATACTTGTCGATTGATGCTTCTAGAAGCTACGATGGAGTCGTATTTTCAGTAGCAGGAAGCACATCTCTTAATGCTTCATTTCTTGAATCAAGAGGAATTGGTGTCCCACCTTTTCATATTCCTCTTGACACTCAATTGACTTGGTTTAGAACATTTCTCCAATTAAATTGCACTAGTCAAACAGGTTAAATCTCTcagatttatatatttttcatattgTTTTTTCTAATTATCCACAATTATTAATTAAAGTGTTCTAACATTTAATTtacaatattttattatgttACAATCATTATTGTTGGTTATCAAAGTTTGAAAAGTATTGATACATCCACAAAAATTACTCAACTACTCCTATCATTtatatacactttctaattaatattatttttatttccgtTCGTCCCTAATCAGAGTGTGCAAAGAGGCATCCCTCGAAGTCTTCTATAATTATCGAATTCGCTGAGCTAAACGACATCGGCTATGCATTAGTCCAAGGTGAATCCATCCAAGAAGTAACAAACTACATCCCACTCATAGTCGAGGCCCAAATCAACGCTGCAAGAGTAATTAATCAACACTTCTTGATTCCCAATTTAATTACAATTAACATCTTAATTAAtatcattttaattattattttatatgcaGGAGGTGATCAAATTGGGTGCGACGCGGGTAGTATACACCACAGCTGCCCCTCTAGGCTGCTATCCCTACATTCTAACGGCGTTAACTACCAATGACACGTCAGCCTACGACGGACTAGGATGTTTGAAGGCTGTTAATAACGTCGCCGTTAAGTTTAACAAGAATCTCCTTTTATCTTTACTTGCTCTACAAGCGGAATTCCCCAATGTTCAAATATTACCGACGGATTACTACGAAACTGTGATAGCACAAATCAAACTCAAAATGCCACTAGGTAAGTCCAGTACTttcctgaaaaaaaaaatgacttaactacAGTAGAATTAAAGGAAATATAAATTCAATTGCCCGATCAATATTAACTATAGTGTCGTTTTGAATTCGTGTTACGTGTGGTTTGATGATGTAAAATTAACAGGTGCGGGGCGTAGAAATCCTGCGTTGAGGGCTTGTTGCGGAGTTAGGGGAAGAAGATATAAGTTTGATATCAAGAGGTTGTGTGGAAGCCCTAATGTGACTTCTTGCCCAAACCCTAAAAACTCCATTTATTGGGATGGTTTTCACTTTACACAACAAGTGTATCGTAATGTTGTAGCCATACAAATTGTGCCGGCGCTGTTGCTGCTCGGATGCACactaatataactatataaatgtATGCTTTAAAATTACTGCAGATTGTAGAAAAATTGTAATACTATAATAAGGTGTTATTATGCCAATTAAAGAAATAACTCTCTTAACTAACTCTTCATTGTGAGTTGTTTTAGGGTGAAGTATGTGTgatttaaatactccctccgtctccaaagagtatgaacaatgagttcagcacgagttttagtaaataggggagagagagagagagaggtaggtagtggaaataatgttagtataatggtataagttgttaATGGTAattgtataagttgtaaataaaatgatgtgtaggggcaatgtgttgtttgaatttttcaaaattagaaagttcacaCTCTTTGGGGATgtacgaaaaaaaaattagttaatactctttggggacggagggagaagtaattttatatatatatatatatagatgtattcatttcctttttaagGTCAACCAACCAAATTATATCAAAAAGTTAGGTCAACGTTGATTTTTAAGGTTAATAATCTTAAGTAGTGGTATAAAGAACTGGAAATAGAAGTTGACTCAGTGGTATATGCAAGTAATTAGGCACGGCTATATATAGATATAACAATTAAAATACATATCGTTACATTTAGAAAAAAATCGCAAACTTTATATCATgtaagttaatttagtccaagTGATTCATAACTAATAAGATTATTGCAGTACAAATGTTCTCACATGTCTATATGTTTTAATACCATTGAAATGCTAAGAAGGATACACGTCATAAGCTTTAATAGTTCTATTAGTAAGAGTTAGGTATATAGAAGATAATAGGTAATGAGTCAAATTAACattgaaaaaattagaaatgatGGATAGTGAAATTACATATTATTTCATTTGCAATTCGAGAGTAGACGAATTCTATATGCAGTAACTCGATGTTAACTAGCGATTGGCATTCCTAATAAGATAATACACGTTCAGCACATAATTTTATGAGTTGttgattaatatatttaattgaagagagaaaatgtAAAAATGTGGATGTAGGTATTATatggagagaaaaagagagttgaatattttagttggagagagaaaaattagTTGAGTATAATAATTGGAGAGAGCAAGAGTTTCCAAATATAAAAGTGTATCATTTTATTTAGgacaaaataaaaggaaagtGTGTTGAGTATAATAATTGGGATGGATGGAATATAACTTTGATTTTGAAGTTTATTAGTCTCTAATTAATAAGAGAAAACGTAATCACATTATTAACCATTAAAATTATTTCGTCGGTTCTGTCGAACTTTATTATTGAGATAGTTTAGTTACGTTGAAGTATGTATGCACAGAAATACGTAAttaagtttatttattttgtgaaaaaaatatattttagacttttataagtaaaaaataattttttctaaGTCTTAATAAAGATGAATtacttctcttttttatttaggtaaataaaaatgatttgtttctaaaaataaaaatactatatTCAATTTAGTTACTActacaaaatagtagtactcccaCTTGCTACTATTGTCTAAAAAAATGGCATTTTCATAGAAAATATAGTATATTACTCTAGGCTactgataaaatgcaaactctatatattatacaaacttcaaacttttcaacaaagtgtcaacacaacatcaacacaatgtcaacacagtgtaaaatttcaagattttgatgtcaactcaatatcaacacaatgtcaaccgttgacactatgttgatattctCTGttgttattttatcatctgttgacatttttttacgatccagatcatagtttggagtttgtacaatatttagagtttggaTTTTATCACGTCATTTTTACTCTATTTGTTAATTACTTATAtaagtaattatttaaaatgactctatttgttaattacttatataagtaattatttattaattaactaTTCTTCCTCTCATTCCATTTTTACCAACTTTACATCGAAATATGTATCACATATCATCAAAATTATAAGTAATGGAAGTGGACAATATATAGGAATATAACATCTAACTAGCGTAGTATTCTTCATAATTACTTTTGGTATCCCAAAAATACCCCCAAATCCATAGCATAATGCCTACAAAATAGGATATGCCCATTTGAAATCATGTACCGCTTTGGCGACGGAATATCCGATATAGGAAACGCCGTTAGGGTTCCACCGGTCGGGCCTCTTTTCCCACCCACACGTGACCCTTACGGCGTCACTTTCCCAGGCTTTCCTACTGGCCGTTGGTCTGATGGCCACCTCGAGGTCGACTACGTGGGTATGATGAAATGTTTAATTTCCTAGAGTAATTGATCACATTTTGCAATTAATAGTTAataacacgaattttaatgtaaaatttataaaatttacaGGTGAAGCTGTTGGCCTGCCCAACATCGTACCATACTTGTCAATCAATGCTTCTAGAAGCTACGACGGAGTCATATTTGCAGTAGCGAGAAGCACGTCTCTTAATGCCTCATTTTTTTCAATCAAGGGGAATTGTTGTCCCACCTTATAATACTCCTCTTGACACTCAATTAACTTGGTTTAGAACATTTCTTCAATCACATTGCACTAGTCAAACAGGTAATTAAATCTCTCAGACTTATATACTGTTTCATAGTatcaaaattaatcaattttcatttagggattgttgtttttaatatttttataaaaatttatattgAATTTAATCGGATATAATGTGTTGGTATCTCCTAATCAGAGTGTGCAAAGAGGCAGATCTCAAACGCTTCTATAGTAATCGAATTCGGCGAATTAAACGACGTCGGCTACGCATTAGTCCAAGACAAATCCATCCAAGAAGAAACAAACTACGTCCCTCTCATAGTCGAGGCCCAAATCAACGCTGCAAGAGTAATTAATTAACACTCTCTAATTCCCAATTTAGTTATAATTGTATCATTTtaattactataatttaatatGCAGGAGGTGCTCAAAATGGGTGCGACGCTAGTACGATACACCTCAGCCGCCCCTCTAGGCTGCTATCCGTACATTCTAACGGCTTAACCACTGACGACACGTCAGCCTACGACGGTCAAGGGTGTTTGAAGGCTGTCAATAACGTCGCCGTTAAGTTTAACAAGAAACTCCTTTTTATCATTGTAGCAAAAAAGACGATTTCGTCGCTTTGGCGGCCCCACCCTCCGGCCCGACAAGAAACTCCTTTTTATCATTACTTGCTCTAAAAGCGGAATTCCCCAATGTCAGAATATTCCCGACGGATTACTATGTAACTATGACAGCACAAATCAAACTCAAAACCCCACTAGGCAAGTCCAgtactttcttaaatctcgtgcctcGGAAAAAATGAATGCAAAGAattataaattcaatttcatcAACTACTTCATAACATGCGTACCATCACCATGCATGATATGAAATCCATAATTATTGTCCCTCTCTCCTCGTGTTTCTGTTTTCTAGCAAGTAGCAACTCTccttaaatttaaataattattagtaACTTTTAAAAACAATTATAAATTTACAAATGATCAACTCAACGCAATTAACTAATAGTTGAAAACATCTACCGAATTATAATTTTCTtacttgaagaaaaaaaaaatcacgcATAGTTAGATTCTTGATGTCAAATTTTCGACCTTGATCTctctattatatatatataaaaaatgtgaCGTTCCTACCGCATTTACTTTTATCAATGACACTGATATTTAACTTACCCTACAGATTTACTGACTGTAAAGTAATAGTAGTAAAATCAAATGCTATTGTGGAGATAAGTCTCTTCATATTTTCATAATCATATAGGATTTCATCATCCATCAAGATTTAATGTTTCATTTTACGGCATAACCCTATAGCTAATTtgctttatttaaaaaaaattaaaaaaagcgAACTTCGGAAgaaaatttgatttaatttgaatttcttGTTTAAAGCACTTCAATTAGTGTCATTCTTTCATATTGTTTGATTGACTAATTTGGTAATTCTTTACAAGATAGAGAGCAATTGAAAAAGGGCTCAATTATTTAAACCCCCTTCCTCAATCATATGATCATATATCCATAAAAATCCCAACATCTCTCAACTCTCCAAATTCCAAAATGAGACTCTCTCTCCTTGTTTTCCTTGCAACCCTACTCTCAACTTCCCATGCAGCCTTCAACGCCGACAACCCCATCCGGCAGCTACGCCGCCCCTCCTCCGGCCTCACCGAGTTCGGTGACTTCAACTACAAAATCAATTGCCCGAGTTTCCGAGTTGGGGTAGAGGCCAACAACCTCCGCGACTGGGACACTATCCCTAGCTATTGCAAGAACTACATCAAAACCTACCTCACGAAGAACCAGTGGAGCCTCGACGTTGAGGCCCTCGCTAACGAGGCCTTTGAGTACGCCGCGACCTTCGAACAGGATGCCTACCTCAATTACTGTTGGGTGTTTGATGTCGAAGAAACCCTCCTTAGCAACCTCAACTACCTTGCTAGCTCCGATATCCTtgattaattgtccacttttgccATTTGTGTCCGTCCTCATTAATTTTCCACTTTcgcttttaccataaatggtaagtaggccacatgttccactaacttatttcactcacattttattataaaactaataaataaaagtggacctatattccactaactttttaacctactttcctttacatttcttaaaactcgtatcggagtcaaagtggacaattattaATGGGGGACCggggagtatataatattacTTCAAGGTTTAAATCGAAATATTTTAGTTAGTGCTCAATCTTGAAATCGATATGTTATGGGAGACTTAGATATGTTCACTCGCAAATTTCTTTGTCAAAAAAAACTCCACGTCAACGGCTCATGAATGTATTTACGTAGTTGGGCTTTTAGATGTTTTCCCAAGATAGGATATTATGCCCAAAACACAGTCACTCACTAAAGCAATGGGCCCACTCTTTCTCCTGATATAATCATGGGCTACTGATAAAGGCCCAATTATTGATTGACTTATGTTCGTTCAGTTCACATTGTTTTTTATACACAAACGTCAAACTCAAATTATATTGAATTAGTATAAAATATTTCATCTGTCTCAACCTAAATCAAACGTTTTTCCTTTTTGGTATGTTCCAACCTAGGTGAGATGTTTTCTCTTTTGAGAATAATTAACTCactcatctctcatactttatcctcttatatctatttttttttctctcaagtactttattctcttttttactctattatctttcttactttattctctctcttgttttactattaataatttaatttactaaaCACCAATACCTAAATTCATgtcccaaaatagaaacgtctCAGTTAGGTCGGGAGGAAGTGAGTACTAAGTAGGAGTATATGATTAGTCCCACCATGTGTTAGGTTGGGCTTTTAGGTGTCGCCAAGATAAAATATTTGGCCCAAACTACAGCCCATATTTCTTATCGAAGGCAGAAGGGTGTTTTGGGTATTTAACTATACAAAAAACGCACAAAGCCCTAATCTCATAATCCAATACGCCGATTTCTGCAGTATAAAACCCACGCATTTCAGCTTCAGATCtcaacttcatctcttccaaCTTTCTGCTATTTTCTGCTTTCAATTACTAATTGTTTTCTTCTTATTATTACTGGATTGTGGATGAATTAAAAATTCTGAAAATGTAACCTAAAGCAGAGATAGTGTGTATCGACGTTGTGCGAATTTAATTCAAAGTGCACTTTGATCGAAAGTGTTCTCTGCAAAATTGGAATCACAAGGGAAAGATGGGCAGTTGTGATTCATACTTTTCAATTGATTTTTCAACAATCATCTTCCCTACACTCTCTTCAAAtttcatatttctatttttcttccatttttgTTGATTCATCCATAATTTTTAGGTCTTTATTAACTAAGAAATTTATTACTACTTATTGGTCGATTTTGCTGTGCTCATTTTTAATGGTATCAATTAAATCATTAGAAATGATTTTATCGGAAGAATTTTGCAGCATTATATCCTTTATAAATTGAGGCCCAACATTGTATAAAAattcttaaataaattttgcatatatatagaaatttggAGTTCCATACAAGCAAGTAACAGCCTTAATTTTTTGAAGCACAAGTTCTTGCTTGTTATATTTATGTTTCCCCTAAAATTGGCATTGCAAAATCTTGTTTTATACTACgtgtttaatatttaaatttattcaacTGATTTGTGTGGTTGCTTGCTATTTAAAAGTTAGGTCACTGATAATGATAAGTAtgtttcaattttataaaatgt from Salvia splendens isolate huo1 chromosome 15, SspV2, whole genome shotgun sequence encodes the following:
- the LOC121768612 gene encoding uncharacterized protein LOC121768612, translating into MKSIKIIAFLLLIVAGTASAQNRNNTKCPFQFLYHFGDAISDTGNSVRVLPLLPPTRSPYGVTFPGSPTGRWSNGRVDVDYVADAVGLPNIVPYLSMYDSRSYDGVIFSVAGSTALNTSFFESGGISTPPYDIPLDTQLNWFRSYLQSNCANQTECAKRQPSNSAVLFEFSELNDIGYALVQGKSIQEVTNYVPLLVEAQINAAREVIKLGATRVVYTTAAPLGCYPYILTALTTNDTSAYDGLGCLRAVNSIAVKFNANLTASFLALKVEFPSVNILPADYYATLRVPINFKTPILASAKNSKCPFHILYRFGDGISDNGNSVRVPPFGPILPPTRDPYGVTFPGYPTGRWSDGRLEIDYVAKAVGLPNIVPYLSIDASRSYDGVVFSVAGSTSLNASFLESRGIGVPPFHIPLDTQLTWFRTFLQLNCTSQTECAKRHPSKSSIIIEFAELNDIGYALVQGESIQEVTNYIPLIVEAQINAAREVIKLGATRVVYTTAAPLGCYPYILTALTTNDTSAYDGLGCLKAVNNVAVKFNKNLLLSLLALQAEFPNVQILPTDYYETVIAQIKLKMPLAFNADNPIRQLRRPSSGLTEFGDFNYKINCPSFRVGVEANNLRDWDTIPSYCKNYIKTYLTKNQWSLDVEALANEAFEYAATFEQDAYLNYCWVFDVEETLLSNLNYLASSDILD